From a single Fusobacterium ulcerans ATCC 49185 genomic region:
- a CDS encoding sodium/glutamate symporter has protein sequence MQQIFYVLCYLSFLLILGVFIKSKVKIFQNLFIPASVIGGFIGLIFGPEVLGRVFSFSLPAAWLKEMALLPGLLIVPVVAAVPLGLEFKGSNGKGVVRDVGIMGGILFIVTFLQEIVGYFVNFVCTRFFNIDLYGSFGVELNAGFSGGHGTAGMIGRTLQEMNMEYWALAQGIATTTATFGLIGGILFGIFLINRACRKGETSLLRKPSDIPMELKRGYYTDISKQASIGRETMLSSSIDVLAFHVAIIFSVCGVSYIILTLVKKYKIPVLSSFSVWAFAMVIMILVWKVIKKWGLEWCVDTKVKSKITSMLTEFAVVSAVATLPLRAVFSYFIPIMAMMILGFIATWWCIKYFSYKYYKGNYAFERAVAMLGTCLGVFLTGLLLLRICDPEFSTPVLGDYSLGFSLTALMGPILMVTCITLSLAYGPLIPVLLNLGLIIIFFGIIVGLDKKGKTA, from the coding sequence ATGCAGCAAATATTTTATGTATTATGTTATTTAAGTTTTCTTCTTATCCTAGGAGTTTTTATTAAATCTAAAGTAAAAATATTCCAAAATCTCTTTATTCCTGCTTCTGTTATAGGAGGATTTATTGGATTGATATTTGGTCCAGAAGTTTTAGGAAGAGTATTTTCTTTCTCTCTTCCTGCTGCCTGGTTAAAAGAGATGGCTCTTCTTCCTGGATTGTTAATAGTTCCAGTAGTTGCTGCAGTTCCTTTAGGGCTGGAATTCAAAGGTAGCAATGGAAAAGGCGTGGTAAGAGATGTAGGGATAATGGGAGGAATACTTTTTATTGTAACGTTTTTGCAAGAGATAGTAGGATATTTTGTAAATTTTGTGTGTACAAGATTTTTCAATATTGATTTGTATGGTTCTTTTGGAGTTGAATTGAATGCTGGATTCTCTGGAGGACATGGAACAGCTGGTATGATAGGAAGAACTCTCCAAGAAATGAATATGGAATACTGGGCTTTAGCACAAGGGATTGCTACTACTACTGCTACTTTTGGCCTTATTGGAGGAATATTATTTGGAATATTTCTAATCAATAGAGCATGCCGTAAAGGAGAAACTTCTCTTTTAAGAAAGCCTTCTGATATACCTATGGAATTAAAAAGAGGTTACTATACAGATATCAGCAAACAAGCAAGTATTGGAAGAGAAACTATGCTTTCTTCATCAATTGATGTTCTTGCTTTTCATGTGGCAATAATATTTTCAGTATGTGGGGTTTCATATATAATTCTTACACTTGTAAAAAAATATAAAATTCCTGTACTTTCATCATTTTCTGTTTGGGCATTTGCAATGGTAATAATGATACTTGTATGGAAGGTAATTAAAAAATGGGGCTTAGAATGGTGTGTTGATACTAAAGTTAAAAGTAAAATAACAAGTATGCTTACTGAATTTGCAGTTGTAAGTGCTGTGGCTACTCTTCCTTTAAGAGCAGTATTTTCATACTTTATTCCAATAATGGCAATGATGATACTTGGATTCATAGCTACATGGTGGTGTATAAAATACTTCTCATATAAATATTATAAAGGAAACTATGCTTTTGAAAGAGCAGTTGCAATGCTTGGAACTTGTCTTGGAGTATTTCTTACTGGTCTTTTGTTATTAAGGATATGTGATCCAGAATTTTCTACACCTGTACTAGGAGATTATTCACTTGGATTCTCTCTTACAGCATTAATGGGACCAATCCTTATGGTAACATGTATCACTCTCAGTCTGGCTTATGGTCCTCTGATTCCTGTATTATTGAATCTTGGACTAATAATAATATTCTTTGGAATCATAGTTGGACTGGACAAAAAAGGAAAGACCGCATGA
- a CDS encoding amidohydrolase gives MSKKTIEDVAKNIWEYAEIRFKEYKSAEELAQYAREAGFQVEMGVGGLETAFKATYGNGHPVIAILGEYDALQGLSQAEDSTHKEKGKQEMNGHGCGHHLLGAGALYGAEIVKNYLKENNLNGTIVFYGCPAEEGGSGKTWMMKNGAFEGVDLALTWHPFPYNGVFSLATLANYQVYFRFEGRGSHAAASPQLGRSALDAVELMNVGANYLREHVIQEARFHYAVTNTGGISPNVVQPDAEVLYLIRAPKLNQVEDIFQRICNIARGAALMTETKVKMVFDRGTNEYKGNKEIEKIMFKNLKKFENIEYTEEELAYAKKFKDTLSEKEITSEFGWIEKASGKEWKNIKDMMLNEYIFKGNIPYDENFNYLLSGSTDVGDVSKKMPTGQIFTACYALGTPSHSWQMVAQGKNSIAMKGMKYAGQVLGQTAIDIFENPDLYEKIKKEFDENYEEYVSPLKYDKVPIEL, from the coding sequence ATGAGTAAAAAAACTATTGAAGATGTTGCAAAAAATATCTGGGAATATGCTGAAATAAGATTTAAGGAATATAAATCAGCAGAAGAATTAGCTCAATATGCCAGAGAAGCAGGATTTCAAGTTGAAATGGGTGTAGGAGGATTAGAAACTGCTTTTAAAGCTACTTATGGCAATGGACATCCTGTGATAGCAATTCTTGGGGAATATGATGCTCTTCAAGGACTCTCACAAGCTGAAGATTCTACTCACAAAGAAAAAGGGAAGCAGGAAATGAATGGTCATGGATGTGGACATCATTTATTAGGTGCTGGTGCCCTTTATGGAGCAGAAATAGTAAAAAATTATTTAAAAGAAAATAATTTAAATGGAACTATTGTATTTTATGGTTGTCCTGCTGAAGAGGGAGGTTCAGGAAAAACATGGATGATGAAGAATGGAGCTTTTGAAGGTGTAGACTTAGCTCTTACATGGCATCCATTTCCATATAATGGAGTTTTTTCTCTAGCTACATTGGCAAATTATCAGGTTTATTTCAGATTTGAAGGAAGAGGTTCTCATGCTGCAGCAAGTCCTCAGCTTGGAAGAAGTGCTCTTGATGCTGTAGAGTTGATGAATGTAGGAGCTAACTATTTAAGAGAACATGTAATACAAGAAGCAAGATTCCACTATGCTGTGACTAATACTGGTGGAATATCTCCAAATGTTGTACAGCCTGATGCTGAAGTATTATATCTTATAAGAGCTCCAAAATTAAATCAAGTGGAAGATATATTTCAAAGAATATGTAACATTGCAAGAGGAGCTGCCTTAATGACAGAAACTAAAGTAAAAATGGTTTTTGACAGAGGAACTAATGAATACAAAGGAAATAAAGAGATAGAAAAAATAATGTTCAAAAATTTGAAAAAATTTGAAAATATAGAATACACTGAAGAAGAACTTGCTTATGCTAAAAAATTTAAAGATACCCTTTCTGAAAAAGAAATAACTTCTGAATTTGGATGGATAGAAAAAGCTAGTGGAAAAGAGTGGAAAAATATTAAAGATATGATGTTAAATGAATACATTTTTAAAGGAAATATTCCTTATGATGAAAACTTCAATTATCTTTTATCAGGTTCTACTGATGTAGGAGATGTAAGTAAAAAAATGCCTACAGGGCAGATATTCACAGCATGTTATGCCCTTGGGACTCCTTCTCATTCTTGGCAGATGGTAGCTCAAGGAAAAAATAGTATTGCTATGAAAGGAATGAAATATGCAGGGCAGGTACTAGGTCAAACTGCTATTGATATTTTTGAAAATCCTGATCTTTATGAAAAAATTAAAAAAGAATTTGATGAAAATTACGAGGAATATGTTTCACCTTTAAAGTATGATAAAGTGCCAATAGAACTATAA
- a CDS encoding Crp/Fnr family transcriptional regulator codes for MINSENERFFSESFPFWKELSSSEKKLVKNNTELKLYKAGSTIHDSTECTGVLLIKTGELRVYILSPEGREVTLYRLGAGETCLLTASCILKNITFSVMVDAEVDSEVFLISSSAFKELKNNNIQVESFSNDIINCHFSETMWAMEQILFMSFDKRLALFLLEQSKEKGSEILNFTHEYIAKNLGSAREVVSRMLKYFQTEGIVSLSRGSIIIKDKSKLEKLK; via the coding sequence ATGATTAATTCAGAAAATGAAAGATTTTTTTCTGAGTCATTTCCATTTTGGAAGGAGCTTTCTTCTTCTGAAAAAAAACTTGTAAAGAACAATACAGAATTAAAATTATATAAGGCTGGAAGTACTATTCATGATTCTACAGAATGTACAGGAGTTCTTTTAATAAAGACAGGTGAATTAAGAGTATATATTCTCTCTCCAGAAGGAAGAGAAGTTACCTTGTATAGATTGGGAGCAGGGGAAACATGTCTTTTAACTGCATCATGTATTTTAAAAAATATTACATTTAGTGTTATGGTGGATGCTGAGGTAGACAGTGAAGTATTTCTTATAAGTTCTTCTGCATTTAAAGAACTGAAAAATAATAATATACAAGTAGAAAGCTTCAGCAATGATATAATAAATTGTCATTTCTCTGAAACTATGTGGGCAATGGAGCAGATACTTTTTATGAGTTTTGATAAAAGACTGGCTCTTTTTCTTTTAGAGCAGAGTAAGGAAAAAGGAAGCGAAATTCTTAATTTTACTCATGAATATATTGCTAAAAATCTTGGAAGTGCAAGAGAGGTTGTTTCTCGTATGCTGAAATATTTTCAGACAGAAGGAATAGTATCTTTGTCCAGAGGAAGTATTATTATAAAAGACAAAAGTAAATTAGAAAAGCTAAAATAA
- the trxA gene encoding thioredoxin gives MAILHITKENFEKEVLKSEVPVLVDFWAAWCGPCKALGPILEEVESELAPGVKIAKINIDEQEELAAQFRVMSIPTLLLFKNGQPVEKSVGLVSKDKVIELGKK, from the coding sequence ATGGCAATTTTACATATAACAAAAGAAAATTTTGAAAAAGAGGTTTTAAAATCAGAAGTGCCTGTATTAGTTGATTTCTGGGCAGCTTGGTGTGGACCTTGTAAAGCTTTGGGACCTATCCTTGAAGAAGTAGAAAGTGAATTAGCTCCAGGAGTAAAAATAGCTAAAATAAATATAGATGAACAAGAAGAATTAGCTGCTCAATTTAGAGTAATGAGTATCCCTACATTATTACTTTTCAAAAATGGACAGCCAGTTGAAAAGTCTGTAGGACTTGTATCAAAAGATAAAGTTATTGAATTAGGAAAAAAATAA
- a CDS encoding D-2-hydroxyacid dehydrogenase: MKIVILDGYTENPGDLSWDMFKELGDVTIYDRTPQEEVLKRIGDAEIVITNKVPFDRERMLQLPNLKHIAVTAAGYNIIDIEAAKELGIIVTNTPNYGSSGVAQMTFAHILEITNNVALHSESVKRGEWANNIEWCYWYKPIIGLNGKRIGIIGYGNIGKEVGNIAKAFGMDVAVYDKNTHPDVINLSLDEIFKTSDIITLHCPLLPETKNLICRENIEKMKDGVIIINTSRGPLVNGEDLAEAVKKGKVYAAGVDVLSNEPPALNDPMANCEGINVTPHIAWAAIESRQNIMDICFDNLKSYLEGNSKNVVNK, from the coding sequence ATGAAAATCGTTATTTTAGATGGGTACACAGAAAATCCTGGTGATCTTTCTTGGGATATGTTCAAAGAGCTGGGGGATGTAACAATATATGACAGAACTCCACAGGAGGAAGTACTGAAAAGGATAGGAGATGCCGAAATTGTAATTACTAATAAAGTTCCTTTTGACAGAGAAAGAATGCTGCAGCTTCCTAATTTAAAGCATATAGCTGTAACAGCAGCAGGATATAATATTATAGATATAGAAGCAGCAAAAGAATTAGGAATAATAGTAACAAATACCCCTAATTATGGATCAAGTGGAGTGGCACAAATGACATTTGCTCATATACTGGAGATAACTAATAATGTTGCTCTTCATAGTGAGTCAGTAAAAAGAGGAGAATGGGCAAATAATATAGAATGGTGCTACTGGTATAAACCAATTATTGGATTAAATGGAAAAAGAATAGGAATAATAGGTTATGGGAATATTGGTAAAGAGGTAGGAAATATAGCAAAAGCTTTTGGAATGGATGTAGCTGTTTATGATAAAAATACTCATCCAGATGTAATTAATTTATCTCTTGATGAAATTTTTAAAACATCAGATATAATTACTCTTCATTGTCCTCTTCTGCCAGAAACTAAAAATCTTATCTGCAGAGAAAATATAGAGAAGATGAAGGATGGGGTAATAATAATTAATACATCAAGAGGACCATTAGTAAATGGAGAAGACCTTGCAGAAGCTGTCAAAAAAGGAAAAGTATATGCAGCTGGAGTAGATGTCCTGAGCAATGAGCCTCCTGCTTTAAATGATCCAATGGCAAACTGTGAAGGGATAAATGTAACACCTCATATAGCATGGGCAGCTATAGAATCAAGACAAAATATAATGGATATCTGCTTTGATAATTTAAAATCATATTTAGAAGGAAATTCCAAAAATGTTGTAAATAAGTAA
- a CDS encoding TetR/AcrR family transcriptional regulator, with translation MPKKAIFTKEQIFKKAFEVFKQNGLEAITARNLAKSLNSSPAPIYSFYTSLDILKKDLINKAKDVFMEYVKKPNTEYIFLNIGIGVCMFAREEKQLFHTIFLKDSSYSGLVREFRDLIKVEMSKDSRFDKLDEEFKTKLFLDCWMYAHGFSTLIATNYFKDVSDDFIKERLVEGAATMLYKRLRDYSKKN, from the coding sequence GTGCCTAAAAAAGCCATATTTACAAAAGAACAAATATTTAAGAAAGCCTTTGAGGTGTTCAAGCAGAATGGATTGGAAGCTATAACTGCTAGAAATCTGGCAAAATCTCTGAATTCCTCTCCAGCTCCAATATACAGTTTTTATACTTCATTGGATATCTTAAAAAAAGATCTGATAAATAAAGCTAAAGATGTATTCATGGAATATGTAAAAAAGCCTAATACAGAATATATATTTCTCAATATAGGAATAGGTGTATGTATGTTTGCAAGAGAGGAAAAACAGCTTTTCCATACGATTTTCCTAAAAGACAGTTCATACAGTGGACTTGTGAGAGAATTTAGAGATCTGATAAAAGTTGAAATGTCTAAAGACAGCAGATTTGATAAACTGGATGAAGAGTTTAAGACAAAACTTTTCCTAGACTGCTGGATGTATGCTCATGGTTTTTCTACATTGATAGCTACTAATTATTTCAAAGATGTATCAGATGACTTTATAAAAGAAAGACTGGTAGAGGGAGCAGCAACTATGCTGTATAAAAGATTGAGAGATTACAGTAAAAAAAATTAA
- a CDS encoding OmpP1/FadL family transporter has protein sequence MRKKLVILALTAVLGTGAYAASIDHIQTYTPEYLGNQAQNGMINNVSVYYNPAGLMQLERGAYFHAGMQIAFGTEEMKYKGKTYEADLFQPIPNFALYSVRDERAIFWTFGAIGGGGDLEYKDGVAGIAVVPDIIGSTSPLNSLLPNTKDIGSSAEGTNMYVQNTLGRAWMINDKLSMSIAARAVLGMRNLKGDLNVSHGNTNFNNGLLHADIDSERTAWGFGGQIGFNYKASDRLNLALRYDTRIKMNFKASGTENKADLNFSTLNPSFPNLGNLGFSDFYPEYADGAKYRRDLPAILAAGASYKVTDRWTMALSGNYYFNKDAKMDKTKGSTVLATLGSKHFDPEYDNGWEIAVGTEYKLTDKWTWIGSVNYADTGAKKNSYDDIEYALNSIMVGTGLKYKPNDTMEWVATVSHFFYDGKTGNYVEKYPGKTQVVEQKYDKSISAVGLGFTKKF, from the coding sequence ATGAGAAAAAAATTAGTTATACTTGCACTAACTGCTGTATTGGGGACAGGAGCTTACGCTGCATCAATTGACCATATTCAGACTTATACCCCTGAATATTTAGGTAACCAAGCACAAAACGGTATGATTAACAATGTTTCAGTTTACTATAACCCTGCTGGTCTTATGCAATTAGAAAGAGGAGCATATTTTCATGCTGGAATGCAGATTGCATTTGGTACTGAAGAAATGAAATATAAAGGAAAAACTTATGAAGCCGATTTATTCCAACCTATTCCAAACTTTGCATTATATAGTGTAAGAGATGAGAGAGCTATATTCTGGACATTTGGTGCAATAGGTGGAGGTGGAGATCTTGAGTATAAAGATGGAGTTGCAGGAATTGCTGTAGTTCCAGATATTATTGGAAGTACTTCTCCTCTGAATAGTTTATTGCCAAATACTAAAGATATAGGATCTTCAGCTGAAGGAACAAATATGTATGTACAAAATACTTTAGGTAGAGCTTGGATGATAAATGATAAACTATCTATGTCTATAGCTGCAAGAGCTGTATTAGGAATGAGAAATCTTAAAGGAGATTTAAATGTATCTCATGGTAATACTAATTTTAACAATGGACTTCTTCATGCTGATATTGATTCTGAAAGAACTGCCTGGGGATTTGGGGGACAGATTGGATTCAACTATAAAGCTTCTGACAGATTAAATCTAGCTTTAAGATATGATACAAGAATAAAAATGAATTTTAAAGCTTCTGGCACAGAAAATAAAGCTGACCTAAATTTTTCTACTCTTAATCCCTCATTTCCTAATTTAGGAAATCTTGGTTTTTCTGATTTTTATCCTGAATATGCTGATGGAGCAAAATATAGAAGAGATTTACCCGCTATTTTAGCAGCTGGTGCTTCATATAAAGTAACTGACAGATGGACTATGGCTCTAAGTGGAAACTACTATTTTAATAAAGATGCTAAAATGGATAAAACTAAAGGAAGTACTGTTCTAGCTACTCTTGGTTCTAAACACTTTGACCCTGAATATGATAATGGTTGGGAAATTGCAGTTGGAACAGAATATAAGCTGACTGATAAATGGACTTGGATAGGAAGTGTCAACTATGCCGATACTGGAGCTAAAAAAAATTCATATGATGATATAGAATATGCTTTAAACTCTATCATGGTAGGTACAGGATTAAAGTATAAACCAAATGATACCATGGAATGGGTGGCTACAGTTTCTCACTTCTTCTATGATGGAAAAACTGGTAACTATGTAGAAAAATACCCTGGTAAAACACAAGTTGTTGAACAAAAATATGATAAGAGCATAAGTGCTGTTGGACTAGGATTTACTAAGAAATTTTAA
- a CDS encoding fructose-1,6-bisphosphatase yields the protein MSGLEKEIAEQEKKYLTLLSTKFKNIGETATEIINLQAIMNLPKGTEHFLTDIHGEYEAFNHVLKNGSGAVRQKIDEVFGDDLNIFEKKELATVIYYPKEKIEFLAKELKNMDKWYKTIIYRLIEVCSVVSSKYTSSKVRKAMPKDFSYIIQEIIYERKELKNKREYIANIIDTIISIGRAKDFVIAVSNLIQRLIIDRLHIVGDIYDRGPSPHLIMDTLIDYHNVDIQWGNHDILWMGAGLGSKACIANVIRICARYGNNDILEDGYGINLLPLAAFAMEKYANDPCEYFKIKTNKTTPLKAQIHKAITVIQMKIEGNVIERNPEFEMSHRNMFRKTDFQKGTVVIGGTEYELRDKNFPTVDINNPLKLTPEESEIMENLRLAFLRSEKLQRHIRFLFAKGSIYLRCNSNLLYHGCIPLTEDGKLETVNVRGQKVKGRKYLDLAEKICREAYFNRANSAKEKLNCDYVWYMWCGKNSPMFGKDSMKTFERYFIEDKATHTEKKNNYYTFYNEEATCNMLLEEFDLNPKISHIVNGHVPVKVKKGESPIKANGKLYIIDGGFSRAYQPETGIAGYTLIYNSYGLKLVSHAPFESTEKAIKEGKDIISSSRIVNTSQNRIRVKDTDIGKELQNQINDLKKLLNAYRKGIIKSNDE from the coding sequence ATGAGTGGATTAGAAAAAGAAATAGCAGAACAAGAAAAAAAATATTTGACTCTTCTTTCTACTAAATTTAAAAATATTGGAGAAACTGCTACTGAAATAATCAACCTCCAGGCAATAATGAATCTGCCTAAAGGAACAGAGCATTTTCTTACAGATATCCATGGAGAGTATGAAGCTTTTAATCATGTGTTGAAAAACGGATCTGGTGCAGTAAGACAAAAAATAGATGAGGTGTTCGGGGACGACCTGAACATCTTTGAAAAAAAAGAATTGGCTACTGTCATATATTATCCTAAAGAGAAGATAGAATTTCTTGCAAAAGAGCTTAAAAATATGGATAAATGGTATAAGACTATCATATACCGTTTAATTGAAGTATGCAGTGTTGTATCTTCAAAATATACAAGTTCTAAAGTAAGAAAAGCTATGCCTAAAGATTTCTCATATATCATTCAGGAAATAATATATGAAAGAAAGGAACTCAAAAATAAAAGAGAATATATAGCAAATATTATTGATACTATCATTTCAATAGGAAGAGCTAAGGATTTCGTAATAGCTGTTTCCAATCTAATTCAAAGACTTATAATAGATAGGCTCCATATAGTTGGAGATATATACGATAGAGGACCTAGTCCTCATCTCATAATGGATACTCTTATAGATTATCATAATGTGGATATTCAATGGGGAAACCATGACATTCTTTGGATGGGTGCAGGTCTTGGGAGCAAGGCCTGTATCGCCAATGTCATAAGGATATGTGCAAGATATGGAAATAATGACATTTTAGAAGATGGATATGGAATAAATCTTCTTCCTCTTGCAGCTTTTGCCATGGAAAAATATGCAAATGATCCTTGTGAATATTTTAAAATCAAAACGAATAAAACTACTCCTTTAAAAGCTCAAATACATAAAGCTATTACTGTTATACAGATGAAAATAGAGGGAAATGTAATAGAGAGAAATCCAGAATTTGAAATGAGTCATAGAAATATGTTTAGGAAAACTGATTTTCAAAAAGGTACTGTAGTAATTGGTGGAACAGAATATGAGTTAAGAGATAAAAATTTTCCAACTGTTGATATTAACAACCCTTTAAAATTAACTCCAGAAGAAAGTGAAATTATGGAAAACCTTAGACTTGCTTTCTTGAGAAGTGAAAAGTTACAAAGGCATATCAGATTTCTTTTTGCTAAGGGAAGTATCTATCTAAGATGTAATTCCAACCTTCTTTATCATGGATGTATTCCATTAACTGAAGATGGCAAATTAGAAACAGTCAATGTGAGAGGTCAAAAAGTTAAAGGAAGAAAGTATTTAGATCTTGCTGAAAAAATATGTAGAGAAGCATATTTTAACAGAGCCAATAGTGCCAAAGAAAAATTAAATTGTGATTATGTATGGTATATGTGGTGTGGTAAAAATTCACCTATGTTTGGTAAAGATTCTATGAAAACTTTTGAAAGATATTTTATAGAGGATAAGGCTACTCATACTGAAAAGAAAAATAACTACTATACTTTCTATAATGAGGAAGCAACTTGTAATATGTTACTGGAAGAATTCGATTTGAATCCTAAAATTTCTCATATAGTAAATGGGCATGTCCCTGTAAAAGTAAAAAAAGGTGAATCTCCTATAAAAGCAAATGGAAAACTGTATATTATAGATGGCGGTTTTTCAAGAGCTTATCAGCCTGAAACAGGTATTGCAGGATATACTCTAATATACAATTCATATGGATTGAAATTAGTTTCTCATGCACCTTTTGAATCAACAGAAAAAGCTATAAAGGAAGGAAAAGATATAATCTCTTCCAGCCGTATAGTTAACACTAGTCAGAATAGAATAAGAGTTAAAGATACAGATATAGGTAAGGAGCTGCAAAATCAGATTAATGATTTGAAAAAGCTACTGAATGCCTACAGAAAAGGAATAATAAAGAGTAATGATGAATAA